In Centropristis striata isolate RG_2023a ecotype Rhode Island chromosome 15, C.striata_1.0, whole genome shotgun sequence, a genomic segment contains:
- the LOC131986475 gene encoding UDP-glucuronosyltransferase 2C1-like produces the protein MKNPVDGLSVCSQEAILLPLVSMGTMPLHRLCGMFVFLSVCLISFTPPPCNGGNILAFPVDGSHWINMKILLEELHARGHSITVIRLSDSWYIPEQSPIYTSITIEVFQSFQDLFGVYLQENIRAQREGASALTFFKLTKDFLSLISEIHSMWIDAVARIFDDENLVKRLMDAQYDLVLTDPAIGSGVLLAKYLKLPLVLNVRWVTSGEGHLVMAPSPLSYIPVFGSGLTDKMTFIQRVKNIFFYSILVFQQEVVVGPTYDAVCEKYIEGGCDIISLLQEADIWLFRSDFVFEFPRPTMPNVVYIGGFQCKPAEPLPADLEDFVQSAGEHGVIIMTLGTLVNALPRELADEVASVFAKMPQKVIWRHKGEHPSTLGNNTLIVDWMPQKDLLGHPQTRVFVAHGGTNGVQEAIYHGVPVLGIPLFFDQYDNLLRLQERGSGKIIQLADLNARSFEQGIHEVLRDDSYRQNMQRLSRLHRDQPMAPMDQAVFWVEYVIRHKGASHLRTEAYKMPWYSYYSLDVVLLLITAATGLLLSTLAVFRFLCCRGRRTTKTKQH, from the exons ATGAAGAATCCTGTTGATGGACTGTCTGTGTGCAGCCAAGAAGCAATACTGTTGCCACTCGTGAGCATGG GAACCATGCCGTTGCATCGTTTGTGTGGAATGTTTGTATTCCTCAGTGTTTGTCTGATTTCCTTCACACCACCACCTTGCAATGGAGGGAACATTCTGGCGTTTCCTGTGGACGGCAGCCACTGGATCAACATGAAGATCCTGCTGGAAGAACTTCATGCCAGGGGTCACAGCATCACTGTTATCAGGCTCTCTGACAGCTGGTACATCCCAGAACAGTCTCCTATCTACACATCCATAACCATTGAAGTGTTTCAGAGTTTTCAGGACCTTTTTGGTGTGTACCTACAGGAGAACATCAGG GCGCAGAGAGAGGGGGCTTCAGCACTTACTTTCTTCAAACTCACCAAGGACTTCCTCTCTTTGATTTCTGAGATTCATTCAATGTGGATTGATGCTGTTGCTAGAATCTTTGATGATGAAAATCTTGTCAAAAGATTAATGGATGCCCAATATGACCTTGTTCTCACTGACCCAGCTATAGGATCAGGGGTCTTACTAGCCAAGTATCTCAAACTGCCCCTGGTGCTCAATGTTCGCTGGGTCACCAGCGGAGAGGGCCACTTGGTGATGGCCCCCTCACCACTGTCTTATATCCCAGTGTTTGGATCAGGCttaacagacaaaatgactttcaTCCAGAGGGtcaagaacatttttttctacagcATTTTAGTGTTCCAGCAGGAAGTCGTGGTGGGGCCGACCTATGACGCTGTCTGTGAGAAATACATCGAGGGTGGATGTGACATCATCTCGCTTCTGCAGGAAGCAGACATTTGGCTGTTCAGgtcagattttgtgtttgaatTCCCCCGGCCAACAATGCCAAACGTCGTCTACATCGGAGGATTTCAGTGCAAACCTGCCGAACCTCTGCCAGCAGACCTGGAGGACTTTGTTCAGAGTGCTGGGGAGCATGGAGTCATCATCATGACTCTGGGAACCTTAGTCAATGCTTTGCCCAGAGAGCTCGCAGATGAAGTCGCCAGCGTCTTTGCCAAGATGCCTCAGAAG GTGATTTGGAGGCACAAAGGGGAGCATCCCTCTACTTTGGGCAATAACACCCTGATCGTGGACTGGATGCCACAGAAGGACCTCCTGGGCCATCCGCAGACCAGAGTCTTTGTGGCTCATGGAGGAACCAACGGAGTCCAGGAGGCCATTTACCATGGGGTCCCTGTGCTCGGCATACCGTTGTTCTTTGACCAGTATGATAACCTTTTACGTCTGCAGGAGAGAGGGAGCGGAAAGATCATTCAGCTAGCCGATCTTAATGCCCGCAGTTTTGAGCAAGGTATTCATGAAGTGCTCCGTGACGACAGCTACAGACAGAACATGCAAAGACTGTCACGTTTGCACAGAGATCAGCCGATGGCGCCCATGGATCAGGCCGTCTTCTGGGTTGAATATGTGATTCGCCATAAAGGGGCTTCTCATCTGCGCACAGAAGCCTATAAGATGCCCTGGTACTCATACTACAGTTTGGATGTAGTGTTACTATTGATTACTGCAGCTACTGGACTGCTGCTGTCTACTTTGGCCGTTTTCAGGTTCCTGTGCTGCAGAGGGAGAAGGACCACCAAAACGAAACAACACTGA
- the LOC131986462 gene encoding UDP-glucuronosyltransferase 2C1-like, with translation MGTMPLHRLCGMFVFLSVCLISFTPPPCNGGNILVFPVDGSHWINMKILLEELHARGHSITVMRASNSWYIPEQSPIYTSITIEVSEGLEDFFEVYLQENMKAQREGASALTFFKLTKDFLSMISDAHSLWTNAVARTFDDENLVKRLMDAQYDLVLTDPAIGSGVLLAKYLKLPLVLNVRWVTSGEGHLVMAPSPLSYIPVPGSGLTDKMTFIQRVKNIFFYGILVFQQKFLVGPSYDAVCEKYIEGGCDIISLLQEADIWLFRSDFVFEFPRPTMPNVVYIGGFQCKPAEPLPADLEDFVQSAGEHGVIIMTLGTLVNALPRELADEVAGVFAKMPQKVIWRHKGERPSTLGNNTLIVDWMPQKDLLGHPQTRVFVAHGGTNGVQEAIYHGVPVLGIPLFFDQYDNLLRLQERGSGKIIQLADLNARSFEQSIHEVLRDDRYRQNMQRLSRLHRDQPMAPMDQAVFWVEYVIRHKGASHLRTEAYKMPWYSYHSLDVVLLLITAATGLLLSTLAVFRFLCCRGRRTTKTKQH, from the exons ATGG GAACCATGCCGTTGCATCGTTTGTGTGGAATGTTTGTATTCCTCAGTGTTTGTCTGATTTCCTTCACACCACCACCTTGCAATGGAGGGAACATTCTGGTGTTTCCTGTGGACGGCAGCCACTGGATCAATATGAAGATCCTGCTGGAAGAACTTCATGCCAGGGGTCACAGCATCACTGTGATGAGGGCCTCCAACAGCTGGTACATCCCAGAACAGTCTCCTATCTACACATCCATCACCATTGAAGTGTCTGAAGGTTTAGAGGACTTTTTTGAGGTCTACCTACAGGAGAACATGAAG GCGCAGAGAGAGGGGGCTTCAGCACTTACTTTCTTCAAACTCACCAAGGACTTCCTCTCTATGATTTCTGATGCTCATTCATTGTGGACTAACGCAGTTGCTAGAACCTTTGATGATGAAAATCTTGTCAAAAGATTAATGGATGCCCAGTATGATCTTGTTCTCACTGACCCAGCTATAGGATCAGGGGTCTTACTAGCCAAGTATCTCAAACTGCCCCTGGTGCTCAATGTTCGCTGGGTCACCAGTGGAGAGGGCCACTTGGTGATGGCCCCCTCACCACTGTCTTATATCCCAGTACCAGGATCGGGCttaacagacaaaatgactttcaTCCAGAGGGTCAAGAACATCTTTTTCTATGGCATTTTAGTGTTCCAGCAGAAATTTCTGGTGGGGCCGAGCTATGACGCTGTCTGTGAGAAATACATCGAGGGTGGATGTGACATCATCTCACTTCTGCAGGAAGCAGACATTTGGCTGTTCAGgtcagattttgtgtttgaatTCCCCCGGCCAACAATGCCAAACGTCGTCTACATTGGAGGATTCCAGTGCAAACCTGCCGAACCTCTGCCAGCAGACCTGGAGGACTTTGTTCAGAGTGCTGGGGAGCATGGAGTCATCATCATGACTCTGGGAACCTTAGTCAATGCTTTGCCCAGAGAGCTCGCAGATGAAGTCGCCGGCGTCTTTGCCAAGATGCCTCAGAAG GTGATATGGAGGCACAAAGGGGAGCGTCCCTCTACTTTGGGCAACAACACCCTGATCGTGGACTGGATGCCACAGAAGGACCTCCTGGGCCATCCGCAGACCAGAGTCTTTGTGGCTCATGGAGGAACCAATGGAGTGCAGGAGGCCATTTACCACGGGGTCCCTGTGCTCGGCATACCGTTGTTCTTTGACCAGTATGATAACCTTTTACGTCTGCAGGAGAGAGGGAGCGGAAAGATCATTCAGCTAGCCGATCTTAATGCCCGCAGTTTTGAGCAAAGTATTCATGAAGTGCTCCGTGACGACCGCTACAGACAGAACATGCAAAGACTGTCACGTTTGCACAGAGATCAGCCGATGGCGCCCATGGATCAGGCCGTCTTCTGGGTTGAATATGTGATTCGCCATAAAGGGGCTTCTCATCTGCGCACAGAAGCCTATAAGATGCCCTGGTACTCATACCACAGTTTGGATGTAGTGTTACTATTGATTACTGCAGCTACTGGACTGCTGCTGTCTACTTTGGCCGTTTTCAGGTTCCTGTGCTGCAGAGGGAGAAGGACCACCAAAACCAAACAACACTGA